GCGGCAAAAAAGGGTGATCTGAAAGTTTTGAGTAAAAACCGAGCAGAAAGTTTATAAAAGTGCTTTTTCCAGCCCCGTTGTGACCAAGAAGTATCATAAAGTCCTCTAGATTTTTTAAGAAATTATAGCAGAAGTTATTTTTTTAGACCTAAAATCCCTTGATGATTATCATAACGCCAATACATACCTTTTTTAAGTTCGGCATTTTCGTACGTTACAAAGTTGGTAGCCGGGCCTGTTAGATATTCGTATCTTTCCTCAACTCTAGTAGAGTTCCAATCTTTTATGGTTGGAGGATCAAGCATCAAAGGAGCCAACGTTTTGTAGTCTCCTATATTAGTACCGCTGCCTATGCTAAGATTGTTATCTGTAAAAACACCGGTCTCTTTAGCTGTAACGGTTACGGGATATCTCTGCGAAGAAAAAATTACGGCACAATCGTATCTGTTTCCATCTTTTCCGATGATGGAGACAGTTTTGTTTTCTTCGCTTGGGTGTAACAGAGCCCATCCATAAAAAGATAAAATAGACTGTCTTGCTTCACCTATAGTCGATTTTTCAACGGCGCTTAAAGCGTCATCTTCTATAGATTCAAATCTACTTATAGCTATAGTAGTAAGCACGCCGATTATAACGATAGCGAAGATAAGCTCGATGATAGTAAAAGCTCTACTTTCCATAAACTAGGCTTTAAGAAGGAGAGTTCTTCTCTCCTTCTTTAAGTGTTAATAAGTACCATCTTTAAGAGAAAAAGTACCATTGGAAGCGTTATACAACCAGTACTTATTGGTATTAATTTCAGCAGCGGTATCGGCTATAGTAGTAGAAGCCGGACCTACGATTTTAGTATTGTTATTATCAGCTTTTGTTTT
This Nitrosophilus labii DNA region includes the following protein-coding sequences:
- a CDS encoding type II secretion system protein, translated to MESRAFTIIELIFAIVIIGVLTTIAISRFESIEDDALSAVEKSTIGEARQSILSFYGWALLHPSEENKTVSIIGKDGNRYDCAVIFSSQRYPVTVTAKETGVFTDNNLSIGSGTNIGDYKTLAPLMLDPPTIKDWNSTRVEERYEYLTGPATNFVTYENAELKKGMYWRYDNHQGILGLKK